The DNA sequence TCCTATCAAGCGCTTAGGTAGTACCTTCTTCCTTTGATGCGCGCTGTCGTATGAGTTTCTTCACGAAAATTTCTTCTCTCTCCATCTCCTCGATTCTATCTGAGATGTACTTCTTCGCCTCTTCATGCTGAGGGATGAATATCTTCTCAAGGGCGTTCACCCGTCGCTGTACCTTTTTCAGCTCCCTTGAGAGCATGATGATCGCCTT is a window from the Syntrophales bacterium genome containing:
- a CDS encoding V-type ATP synthase subunit D → KAIIMLSRELKKVQRRVNALEKIFIPQHEEAKKYISDRIEEMEREEIFVKKLIRQRASKEEGTT